The following are encoded together in the Desulfonispora thiosulfatigenes DSM 11270 genome:
- a CDS encoding TolC family protein: MKKLKAISLSLALTMFLSVPAFAGTEMPSLSNTLSLEQVKKLAVENSRSAKDARIGLEYAEVKKDQVANQYLGVRDARREAAVRGNPAGKLVEATVGSIKNINAQIAATNPSKEPEKYALLQQQLALENSQLGVLTSLGGVDDLMAMEDKAETGKLQAEDAYNTTKNKVRDAEKIIEFSAESMYLQALQVEKMLDILNQKEQFMNKLLKVEKIKKEAGMTLDTNITTQAVSTSDSSKELRYWKDKHQTTLKVINDLIGRDLNAPLKLQEVNVRIKARDKYEEVLDQSIKNSGTIAEQKRLIERNQDDRGSVKSRSDEYSLYLKEEKRSNLAIEKVKIDNEVNVKNLFTDLSAKEKSYELAQVTLENSKKILEQNKLKFEVGMISKIELEQAELSFQSAVSDLQKASYDYYLVTRQIEMAKEGVFQ; this comes from the coding sequence ATGAAAAAACTGAAAGCAATCTCACTGTCATTGGCGTTAACTATGTTCCTTTCGGTACCAGCCTTTGCAGGAACTGAGATGCCATCACTATCAAATACACTATCCTTAGAACAAGTTAAAAAATTAGCCGTAGAAAATAGCCGTTCAGCTAAGGATGCTCGTATTGGTTTAGAATATGCCGAAGTAAAGAAGGACCAAGTAGCTAATCAATATCTAGGAGTGCGTGATGCTCGTCGTGAGGCAGCGGTTAGGGGTAACCCAGCTGGAAAACTTGTCGAGGCTACAGTAGGTAGTATTAAAAACATAAATGCTCAAATAGCGGCGACTAACCCAAGTAAGGAGCCAGAAAAATATGCTTTATTACAACAGCAATTAGCTCTGGAAAATAGCCAACTAGGAGTTTTAACCTCGCTTGGTGGGGTAGATGATTTAATGGCCATGGAAGACAAGGCTGAAACAGGAAAATTACAAGCAGAAGATGCTTATAATACAACTAAAAACAAAGTAAGAGATGCAGAAAAAATTATTGAATTTAGTGCAGAAAGCATGTATTTACAAGCTTTACAAGTAGAAAAAATGCTGGATATTTTAAATCAAAAAGAACAATTTATGAATAAATTATTAAAAGTGGAGAAGATTAAGAAGGAAGCAGGAATGACCTTAGATACTAATATTACTACCCAAGCTGTTTCGACTAGCGATTCTTCCAAAGAATTACGTTACTGGAAGGATAAACATCAAACAACTTTAAAAGTAATTAATGATCTAATTGGGAGAGATTTAAATGCTCCTTTAAAACTGCAAGAAGTCAACGTGCGCATTAAAGCTAGAGATAAGTATGAAGAAGTTCTCGACCAATCTATCAAAAACTCGGGTACTATTGCTGAGCAAAAACGTCTTATTGAACGTAATCAAGATGATAGAGGAAGCGTTAAAAGTAGAAGCGATGAATATAGCTTATACCTAAAAGAGGAAAAACGTAGTAATTTAGCCATTGAGAAAGTAAAAATTGATAACGAGGTAAATGTGAAAAACTTATTTACGGACTTATCTGCAAAAGAAAAGTCTTATGAATTAGCTCAGGTTACTTTAGAAAACAGCAAAAAAATTCTTGAGCAAAATAAGTTAAAGTTTGAAGTAGGCATGATCTCAAAAATTGAATTAGAACAAGCTGAACTAAGCTTTCAAAGCGCCGTTTCTGATTTACAAAAAGCATCCTATGATTATTATTTAGTAACTCGCCAAATTGAGATGGCAAAAGAAGGGGTTTTCCAGTAA
- a CDS encoding copper amine oxidase N-terminal domain-containing protein produces MKKTILPVLLIIMLLVLTVPAGANSDKVTIFYNDYKLNVKSPVYVENGRTFIPMRDFFGAVGVQVEWSEILNRATAYYHDKTLIFEPGMMHAYINAKKTELEQGAKLVNGAVYIPLRFFSEQLGFIVDYKETTTGKNISIVNRVTGKTTNEGIVQIPKLTENEKVKVDPNEITSDYHLWQNSAEKHMVGTEGNLIKALSTGKTIEVYNIDKATGENTKKEQSMDKRFTYLNNVNVEGNEFIIKANIPEQDKDQVGIGSPLNNVPLRKIDTYYGKYRLYHSDEDYEYLTVNSKGEITGAGRDTIRGNVLEVEGTISNDMAKGWAKATNGAYCFAAKDEIVLLNNYNLRYNIKTDKVVEQNIVATNGDRFLVMQVVKENGKTSKIYSTVIDKNEKVIKHYDLLKYFEENRIKVSNVITQGDTVYFMVDAGATFYLGSYDLSANTYSIDEVPIGGNLKQLIPGIAKIYLFGQDADNYYYLPIN; encoded by the coding sequence ATGAAGAAAACTATACTCCCTGTGCTCTTAATTATCATGCTGCTTGTATTAACCGTGCCGGCTGGAGCTAACTCTGACAAGGTAACTATCTTTTATAATGACTACAAATTAAATGTTAAGAGCCCTGTCTATGTGGAAAATGGTAGAACATTTATACCTATGCGTGATTTCTTTGGGGCTGTGGGCGTGCAAGTTGAGTGGAGTGAAATCTTAAACAGAGCCACTGCTTATTATCATGATAAAACCTTGATCTTTGAACCTGGAATGATGCATGCGTACATAAATGCTAAAAAAACTGAGCTAGAACAAGGCGCAAAATTAGTAAACGGTGCTGTCTACATACCTTTAAGATTTTTTAGTGAACAGCTAGGCTTTATCGTCGACTATAAAGAAACAACAACTGGAAAAAATATAAGTATAGTTAATAGAGTAACAGGCAAAACTACTAATGAAGGAATAGTCCAAATCCCAAAGCTTACTGAAAATGAAAAGGTAAAAGTAGATCCTAATGAGATAACCAGTGACTATCACCTATGGCAAAATAGCGCAGAGAAGCACATGGTGGGAACTGAGGGAAATCTTATTAAAGCCTTAAGTACAGGAAAAACAATCGAAGTTTATAACATAGATAAAGCAACAGGTGAAAATACTAAAAAAGAACAAAGCATGGATAAAAGATTTACCTATTTAAATAATGTAAATGTAGAGGGCAATGAGTTTATAATTAAGGCTAATATCCCTGAACAAGATAAAGATCAGGTAGGTATAGGTAGCCCCCTTAATAATGTGCCCTTACGAAAGATTGATACCTATTATGGTAAATATCGACTATATCATAGTGATGAAGATTATGAATACTTAACTGTTAATAGTAAAGGTGAAATTACCGGTGCTGGGCGTGATACCATTAGAGGTAATGTTCTTGAAGTAGAAGGTACTATTTCAAACGACATGGCGAAGGGCTGGGCTAAGGCTACTAATGGAGCCTATTGCTTTGCAGCAAAGGATGAAATAGTTCTCTTAAATAATTATAATTTACGCTATAATATTAAAACTGATAAAGTTGTAGAGCAAAATATCGTGGCAACTAATGGAGATAGATTTTTAGTTATGCAAGTTGTCAAAGAAAATGGTAAAACAAGCAAAATTTATTCTACTGTAATAGATAAAAATGAAAAAGTTATTAAGCACTATGATTTGCTAAAATATTTTGAGGAAAATAGAATAAAAGTCAGCAATGTAATTACCCAGGGAGATACTGTGTATTTCATGGTAGATGCCGGAGCAACTTTCTACCTAGGATCTTATGACTTAAGTGCTAATACTTATAGCATTGATGAAGTGCCAATTGGTGGTAATTTAAAACAGCTTATCCCGGGCATCGCTAAGATTTACTTATTTGGCCAAGATGCTGATAACTATTATTATTTACCGATTAATTAA